One window of the Candidatus Eremiobacteraceae bacterium genome contains the following:
- a CDS encoding HD domain-containing phosphohydrolase: MALAEDHTRIEAERWRSVALNVFCFAIGFLGLAVVVLWPPHLDLSWWTVVSVLFIGGFLAVSQRPTLAAGKSYAPLTAVIAASSIVFGYWTILLVLISFAAIRLRLLPRPANFSDLFSPRSFGQAGAGITAVYGMIAVWGLFADVQKAAPSWAGSAIALVGVLVVGIVWQISQHGFVQVTYFFTRQTGFSLQFVRMGVFASLYGYLLVAMYGYGGMLTTVLFYVLIAQTRVVQDILGVVRRLEQLEQAKSQATSVIREMIRFTDMPDVQFTAEVENISKMLARHLGLSKQEVADIGLAAELHEIGKSRLPARMRWGKRTNASEENQRRTYARLGAIMLRSADALVDPAIADYVEYHSEHFDGTGYPKGLVGEAIPQASRIIAIARAYVSSLTGYDGVEKIKKEEALRKLRQESGTLFDPRLVDLLTEVVS, encoded by the coding sequence GTGGCTTTGGCAGAAGACCACACACGGATCGAGGCGGAGCGCTGGCGCTCGGTCGCTCTCAACGTTTTCTGTTTCGCCATCGGATTCTTGGGTCTCGCGGTCGTCGTGTTGTGGCCGCCGCATCTCGATCTCAGTTGGTGGACGGTCGTTTCGGTGCTGTTCATCGGCGGATTTCTCGCCGTGTCGCAGCGGCCGACGCTCGCCGCGGGTAAGTCGTACGCTCCCCTGACCGCGGTCATCGCGGCGTCGTCGATCGTCTTCGGCTACTGGACGATACTCCTGGTCCTCATATCGTTCGCCGCCATCCGGCTTCGTCTTTTACCACGCCCCGCGAACTTCTCCGACCTCTTCTCGCCGCGATCGTTCGGACAAGCAGGCGCCGGCATCACCGCGGTCTACGGCATGATCGCCGTATGGGGGCTCTTCGCCGACGTCCAAAAAGCTGCGCCCTCGTGGGCGGGTTCCGCGATCGCGCTCGTCGGCGTGCTCGTCGTCGGCATCGTCTGGCAGATCTCGCAACACGGCTTCGTCCAGGTCACGTACTTCTTCACGCGGCAGACCGGCTTCTCGCTGCAGTTCGTGCGCATGGGCGTGTTCGCTTCGCTTTACGGCTACCTGCTCGTCGCGATGTACGGCTACGGCGGCATGCTGACGACGGTTCTCTTCTACGTCCTCATCGCGCAGACGCGCGTCGTGCAAGACATCCTCGGCGTCGTCAGACGCCTCGAACAGCTGGAACAAGCGAAATCGCAGGCGACATCGGTCATCCGAGAGATGATCCGATTCACCGACATGCCCGATGTCCAGTTCACGGCTGAGGTCGAGAACATCTCGAAGATGCTCGCCCGCCACCTCGGACTGTCGAAGCAAGAAGTCGCCGATATCGGTCTTGCCGCCGAGCTCCACGAGATCGGCAAGAGCCGGCTGCCGGCGCGCATGCGCTGGGGCAAACGGACGAACGCTTCCGAGGAGAACCAGCGGCGCACGTATGCGCGGCTAGGCGCCATCATGTTGAGGAGTGCGGACGCGCTCGTCGACCCGGCGATCGCCGACTACGTCGAGTACCATTCCGAGCACTTCGATGGGACCGGTTATCCGAAGGGTCTTGTCGGTGAGGCCATACCGCAAGCCTCGCGGATCATCGCGATCGCGCGCGCCTACGTCTCGTCGCTGACCGGTTACGACGGTGTCGAGAAGATCAAAAAAGAAGAAGCGCTCCGCAAACTCCGTCAGGAGAGCGGAACGCTTTTTGATCCTAGGCTTGTCGACTTGCTGACGGAGGTCGTCAGCTAG
- a CDS encoding serine hydrolase gives MRPASVIAPLLAVAVIAFSGVPLAAADDPSWDLDLGAARLHELVPQLMDLAAHTDGLVALSIGDLRTGHAIAINGGVNLPAASTIKIPVMVEVFKQMAAGRFTDDRTVMLLDRDCGYGSLCDAPWGTEYRVGDLLARMIDVSDNTATNMLIRLVGRSSINATMSGLGLSQTRLGDSIRSDGDIRALRTSADDMLRLLSLIAAGRVVDPQASGEMLALLAGQRHNTLLPAPLPKGVVVAHKTGTLHDTLNDVGIVELAGAPYVICAFSTHLDDLDNGERFIRRASLLTFESFQRTAIARADSNGRL, from the coding sequence ATGCGGCCGGCATCCGTCATCGCCCCGCTCTTAGCGGTCGCGGTCATAGCGTTCTCGGGCGTACCTCTTGCGGCCGCGGACGATCCCTCGTGGGATCTCGACCTTGGCGCTGCGAGGCTGCACGAACTCGTGCCGCAGCTCATGGACCTCGCCGCCCACACGGACGGTCTCGTCGCGCTCAGCATCGGCGATCTTCGGACCGGCCACGCGATCGCGATCAACGGCGGCGTGAACCTGCCGGCTGCGAGCACGATAAAGATCCCGGTCATGGTCGAGGTCTTCAAGCAGATGGCGGCGGGCCGGTTCACCGATGACCGCACCGTCATGCTCCTCGACCGCGACTGCGGCTACGGCTCGCTGTGCGACGCGCCGTGGGGCACCGAGTATCGGGTGGGCGACTTGCTCGCGCGGATGATCGATGTCAGCGACAACACGGCGACGAACATGCTCATCCGGCTCGTCGGCCGCTCGTCTATCAACGCGACGATGTCGGGGCTAGGCCTTTCACAAACGCGCCTGGGCGACAGCATCCGCAGCGACGGCGATATCCGCGCGTTGCGCACGAGCGCGGACGACATGCTCCGGCTTCTCTCGCTTATCGCAGCGGGGCGCGTCGTCGATCCGCAAGCGAGCGGCGAGATGTTGGCGTTGCTCGCAGGTCAGCGCCACAACACGCTCCTGCCCGCGCCCTTACCGAAGGGCGTCGTCGTCGCGCACAAGACCGGCACGCTGCACGACACGCTCAACGACGTCGGAATAGTCGAGCTCGCCGGCGCTCCGTACGTCATCTGCGCCTTCTCGACGCACCTCGACGACCTCGACAACGGCGAGCGGTTCATCCGCCGCGCATCGCTTTTGACCTTCGAGAGCTTCCAGCGTACGGCCATCGCACGCGCCGATTCGAACGGCCGTTTGTGA
- a CDS encoding branched-chain amino acid transaminase, giving the protein MELEGIQVYHDGDFVKYGDAKVGLLTHGLNYGTGCFEGIRGYWSADHAEVYLFRLAEHYERLHLSAKLLLMELKDDVATMCEATTELIRLNDYHQDVYVRPIAFKAAEEIGVRLHNVRDDFAIIAIPHRSYFETGAGLRTAVSSWRRIDDNSAPARAKLTGVYVSSALAKSEAVMNGFDEAILLTADGHVAEGSAENIFLVRDGRVHTPPVTDAILEGITRKTVIELLREELGLDVAERSIDRSELYQSDEIFFSGTAVGVSPVIEVDRRPVGSGSPGKIAIALGDLYRDITLGKVAKYHHWLTPSHATKTDRLRKAKASV; this is encoded by the coding sequence ATGGAACTCGAAGGCATCCAGGTCTACCACGACGGTGACTTCGTCAAGTACGGCGACGCGAAGGTCGGATTGCTCACGCACGGCCTCAACTACGGCACCGGCTGTTTCGAAGGCATCCGCGGTTACTGGAGCGCCGACCATGCGGAAGTGTATCTCTTCAGGCTCGCCGAGCATTACGAGCGGCTGCACCTGTCAGCCAAACTGCTCCTCATGGAACTCAAGGACGACGTCGCGACGATGTGCGAGGCGACGACGGAGCTCATCCGGCTCAACGACTATCACCAGGACGTCTACGTCCGGCCGATCGCGTTCAAGGCCGCGGAAGAGATCGGCGTCCGGCTCCACAACGTCAGGGATGATTTCGCGATCATCGCGATCCCACACCGTTCGTACTTCGAGACCGGGGCCGGTCTGCGGACGGCGGTCTCATCGTGGCGGCGGATCGACGACAACAGCGCGCCGGCAAGAGCGAAATTGACCGGCGTCTACGTCAGCTCGGCACTCGCGAAGAGTGAAGCGGTCATGAACGGATTCGACGAAGCGATCTTGCTGACCGCGGACGGACACGTGGCCGAGGGCAGCGCGGAGAACATCTTCCTGGTCCGCGACGGGCGCGTCCACACGCCACCGGTGACGGACGCGATTCTCGAAGGCATCACGCGCAAGACCGTCATCGAGTTGCTGCGCGAAGAGCTCGGGCTCGACGTCGCAGAGCGCAGCATCGATCGCAGCGAGCTCTATCAGTCCGACGAGATATTTTTCTCCGGGACCGCGGTCGGCGTCTCGCCCGTGATCGAGGTCGATCGTAGGCCGGTCGGAAGCGGGTCCCCTGGTAAGATCGCGATCGCGTTAGGGGATCTCTACCGTGATATCACGCTCGGGAAGGTCGCCAAGTACCATCATTGGCTCACGCCTTCTCACGCTACGAAAACGGATCGCTTGAGGAAAGCGAAGGCCAGCGTCTAG